One Alkalicoccus halolimnae DNA segment encodes these proteins:
- a CDS encoding valine--tRNA ligase, with protein MAEQQQDLSMPPKYDPQATEAKWYSYWVEGRFFEAAGDKEKEPYTVVIPPPNVTGKLHLGHAWDTTLQDILIRTKRMQGYDALWLPGMDHAGIATQAKVEGKLKEEGVSRYDLGREKFLEKSWDWKEEYASFIREQWAKMGLSLDYSRERFTLDSGLSEAVNEVFVRLYEEGLIYRGEYIINWDPSTKTALSDIEVIYQDVKGAFYHMRYPLADGSGHIEVATTRPETMLGDTAVAVHPKDERYQHLIGQTVTLPIIGREIPIVADDYVDMEFGSGAVKITPAHDPNDFEIGNRHNLERVLVMDEGGTMNENAAKYEGQDRFECRKQIVKDLQEQDILFDIEDHEHSVGHSERSGAVVEPYLSTQWFVKMGPLAEQAIELQKKEEKVNFVPDRFEKTYLHWIENIRDWCISRQLWWGHRIPAWHHKETGETYVGRNAPADSENWEQDEDVLDTWFSSALWPFSTMGWPDENAEDFKRYYPTDALVTGYDIIYFWVARMIFQGQHFTEERPFKDVLIHGLVRDSEGRKMSKSLGNGVDPMDVIDRYGADALRFFLSTGSSPGQDLRFYWEKVEANWNFGNKIWNASRFALMNMDGLKYEEIDLSGPKSIADEWILTRLNETITHVTKYIDLYEFGEVGRALYNFIWDDFCDWYIEMAKLPLNSEDEDAKHTTRSVLAYVLDQTMRLLHPFMPFITEEVWQHLPHEGDSITTASWPAENPYSNAEAVKDMQLLQEIIRSVRNTRSELNVPMSKEITLYVKANTENVLGRLERGKAYIEKFCNPSELTVGTDFNAPEKSMSSVLSGVELYMPLAGLLDLDAEVKRLQTEVKRLDGEVTRVQKKLSNEGFVAKAPQKVVDEERAKEQDYSEQRDKVLARLEELKN; from the coding sequence ATGGCAGAACAGCAGCAGGATTTATCGATGCCGCCGAAGTACGATCCGCAGGCAACGGAAGCCAAATGGTATTCGTACTGGGTGGAAGGCAGATTTTTTGAAGCAGCGGGGGATAAGGAGAAAGAGCCGTATACGGTCGTCATTCCACCGCCGAACGTCACAGGAAAGCTTCATCTCGGACACGCCTGGGATACGACGCTTCAGGACATTCTTATCCGCACGAAGCGGATGCAGGGCTACGACGCGCTCTGGCTTCCGGGAATGGATCATGCCGGTATCGCTACGCAGGCGAAAGTGGAAGGGAAGCTGAAGGAAGAAGGCGTCTCCCGCTATGACCTCGGCCGCGAAAAGTTTCTTGAAAAAAGCTGGGACTGGAAAGAGGAGTACGCTTCGTTTATCCGCGAGCAGTGGGCGAAAATGGGACTTTCTCTCGACTACTCGCGTGAGCGGTTCACTCTCGACAGCGGCCTTTCCGAAGCAGTTAACGAAGTATTCGTCCGCCTTTATGAAGAGGGACTGATTTACCGCGGGGAATACATTATCAATTGGGATCCGTCAACGAAAACGGCGCTTTCCGATATTGAAGTTATTTATCAGGACGTCAAAGGCGCTTTTTACCATATGCGCTATCCGCTCGCGGACGGATCCGGGCACATTGAAGTGGCTACGACGCGTCCGGAAACGATGCTTGGAGATACGGCAGTCGCCGTTCACCCTAAAGACGAGCGCTATCAGCACCTGATCGGCCAGACAGTCACGCTTCCGATTATCGGCCGGGAAATTCCGATTGTGGCCGACGACTACGTGGATATGGAATTTGGTTCCGGCGCGGTGAAAATTACTCCGGCCCACGATCCGAATGACTTTGAAATCGGCAACCGCCACAACCTTGAACGTGTCCTCGTCATGGATGAAGGCGGGACGATGAACGAAAACGCCGCCAAATACGAAGGCCAGGACCGGTTTGAATGCCGGAAGCAGATTGTTAAAGATCTTCAGGAGCAGGACATTCTCTTCGATATCGAAGACCACGAGCACAGCGTCGGCCATTCCGAGCGGAGCGGTGCCGTCGTAGAGCCGTACCTTTCCACGCAGTGGTTCGTTAAGATGGGCCCTCTCGCGGAACAGGCGATTGAACTGCAGAAGAAGGAAGAAAAAGTGAACTTTGTCCCGGACCGTTTTGAAAAAACGTACCTGCACTGGATCGAAAATATCCGCGACTGGTGTATTTCCCGCCAGCTCTGGTGGGGACACCGCATACCGGCGTGGCACCATAAAGAAACGGGCGAGACCTACGTCGGAAGAAATGCCCCGGCGGACAGCGAGAACTGGGAACAGGATGAAGACGTTCTTGACACGTGGTTTTCTTCGGCATTATGGCCGTTTTCAACGATGGGCTGGCCGGATGAGAATGCCGAAGACTTCAAGCGCTATTATCCGACAGATGCCCTGGTCACAGGGTACGACATCATTTACTTCTGGGTAGCGCGCATGATTTTCCAGGGCCAGCACTTTACGGAAGAGCGTCCGTTTAAAGACGTGCTTATCCACGGGCTTGTGCGCGATTCCGAAGGACGGAAAATGAGCAAGTCGCTCGGTAACGGAGTGGACCCGATGGATGTCATCGACCGCTACGGCGCAGATGCGCTTCGTTTCTTCCTTAGCACCGGCAGTTCTCCGGGTCAGGACCTTCGTTTCTACTGGGAAAAAGTTGAAGCGAACTGGAATTTCGGCAATAAAATCTGGAACGCTTCCCGCTTTGCACTGATGAATATGGACGGCCTGAAATATGAGGAGATCGACCTCAGCGGACCGAAATCAATTGCGGACGAATGGATTTTGACCCGACTGAATGAAACGATTACCCACGTAACGAAGTATATTGATCTTTACGAGTTCGGGGAAGTAGGACGTGCCCTGTACAACTTTATCTGGGACGACTTCTGCGACTGGTATATTGAAATGGCGAAGCTTCCGTTAAACAGCGAAGATGAAGATGCCAAGCATACGACGCGCTCGGTGCTCGCATATGTACTCGATCAGACGATGCGTCTGCTGCATCCATTTATGCCGTTTATTACAGAAGAAGTGTGGCAGCACCTTCCGCACGAAGGTGATTCGATCACGACGGCTTCGTGGCCGGCAGAGAATCCGTATTCTAACGCCGAGGCTGTAAAGGACATGCAGCTGCTGCAGGAAATCATCCGCTCGGTACGAAACACCCGCTCCGAGCTGAACGTACCGATGTCGAAAGAAATAACGCTGTACGTGAAAGCCAACACTGAAAACGTCCTCGGACGTCTTGAGCGCGGCAAAGCGTACATCGAGAAATTCTGTAACCCGTCTGAGCTGACGGTCGGTACCGACTTTAACGCTCCGGAAAAATCAATGAGCTCTGTACTATCCGGTGTGGAACTTTACATGCCGCTTGCCGGTCTGCTCGACCTTGATGCTGAAGTGAAGCGCCTGCAGACCGAAGTGAAGCGCCTGGACGGAGAAGTGACGCGTGTACAGAAAAAGCTTTCCAATGAAGGGTTTGTCGCTAAAGCACCTCAGAAAGTCGTCGACGAGGAACGTGCTAAAGAGCAGGATTACAGCGAGCAGCGGGACAAAGTTCTCGCACGCCTCGAAGAACTGAAGAATTAA
- a CDS encoding NUDIX hydrolase has translation MSYFKELRDQVGSKTLLLPGASVIVHTEADDILLQKRDDGHWGLPGGLMEVGESFRETARREVEEETGLKLPDEELHVFGVFSGEDYYVEAPNGDPYYAVTTLYTCMNPGGDLSESDEETLELRWFPLTALPQELRPSHKHFLSLYKQKGVQAGLIDS, from the coding sequence ATGAGTTATTTTAAAGAACTGCGGGACCAGGTCGGCAGTAAAACGCTGCTTCTGCCGGGAGCTTCGGTCATTGTACATACAGAAGCGGATGATATTCTGCTTCAAAAACGCGACGACGGCCATTGGGGACTTCCCGGCGGTCTGATGGAAGTCGGAGAAAGTTTCCGGGAAACCGCCCGGCGGGAAGTGGAAGAAGAAACCGGACTTAAGCTTCCGGACGAAGAACTGCACGTGTTCGGCGTCTTTTCCGGAGAAGATTACTATGTGGAGGCTCCGAATGGAGATCCTTATTATGCCGTAACGACGCTTTATACGTGTATGAACCCGGGCGGAGATCTTTCCGAAAGCGACGAGGAAACACTCGAGCTGCGCTGGTTTCCGCTCACGGCCCTGCCACAGGAACTGCGCCCGTCCCATAAGCATTTCCTTTCGCTTTATAAGCAAAAAGGGGTCCAGGCGGGGCTCATCGATTCATAG
- the hemL gene encoding glutamate-1-semialdehyde 2,1-aminomutase gives MNWNRSSEAFAQAKPLMPGGVNSPVRAFNSVGRDPVYFDKGEGSRLWDLDGNEYIDYILSWGPLIHGHADKQVIDAIKETAEKGTSFGAPHVTETKLAELIIDRVPSVEVVRMTSSGTEATMSALRLARGYTGRSKILKFEGCYHGHTDSLLIKAGSGVATLGLPDSPGVPDSIASNTLTVPYNDLESLKLAFEKFGDDIAGVIIEPVTGNMGVVRPDPGYLEGIREVTEQYGSLLIFDEVMTGFRVGYNCAQGELGVTPDLTCLGKVIGGGLPAGAFGGRRDIMERIAPEGNIYQAGTLSGNPLAMTAGYETISQLTPESYEYFEKIGRRLEKGLAAAAEKHGIPHWTTRAGSMVGFFFTNEVVRDFETAKTSDLDMFSRYFNLMLENGVSVPPSQFEGLFLSTKHTEADIDKTLEAAEKAFSIMAYESK, from the coding sequence ATGAACTGGAACCGATCTTCTGAAGCATTTGCACAAGCAAAACCGCTTATGCCGGGCGGTGTGAACAGTCCGGTGCGGGCATTTAATTCTGTTGGGCGCGACCCGGTTTATTTTGATAAAGGAGAAGGCTCCAGGCTATGGGATCTCGATGGCAATGAGTATATTGACTACATCCTTTCCTGGGGACCGCTCATTCACGGACATGCCGACAAGCAGGTCATTGATGCAATTAAAGAAACAGCGGAAAAAGGCACGAGCTTCGGCGCACCCCACGTAACGGAAACAAAGCTGGCCGAGCTGATCATTGACCGCGTTCCCTCTGTGGAAGTCGTGCGTATGACAAGCTCCGGCACAGAAGCAACGATGAGTGCACTCCGCCTTGCACGGGGCTACACAGGACGCAGCAAAATTCTGAAGTTTGAAGGTTGTTATCACGGTCACACGGACTCCCTTCTGATTAAAGCAGGTTCCGGTGTAGCAACACTCGGACTACCGGACAGTCCGGGAGTACCCGATTCCATTGCTTCCAACACGCTGACCGTTCCATACAACGATCTGGAAAGCCTGAAGCTTGCCTTTGAAAAATTCGGGGACGATATTGCCGGTGTCATTATTGAACCTGTTACCGGCAATATGGGCGTTGTCCGTCCTGATCCAGGTTATCTGGAAGGCATCCGCGAAGTGACAGAACAATACGGTTCCCTGCTTATTTTTGATGAAGTAATGACCGGCTTCCGCGTCGGTTATAACTGTGCTCAGGGAGAGCTCGGGGTAACTCCGGACCTTACCTGCCTCGGTAAAGTCATCGGCGGTGGACTGCCGGCAGGTGCTTTCGGAGGAAGACGCGACATTATGGAACGGATTGCTCCGGAAGGGAACATTTATCAGGCGGGCACGCTTTCCGGCAACCCGCTCGCAATGACAGCCGGCTATGAGACGATCAGCCAGCTGACGCCGGAGAGCTACGAGTACTTTGAGAAAATCGGCAGAAGATTGGAAAAAGGACTCGCTGCTGCGGCAGAAAAGCACGGCATTCCTCACTGGACGACGCGTGCCGGATCGATGGTCGGTTTCTTCTTTACAAATGAAGTGGTACGGGATTTTGAAACGGCAAAAACGTCGGATCTTGACATGTTCAGCCGCTATTTTAATCTGATGCTGGAAAACGGTGTATCCGTTCCTCCATCCCAGTTTGAAGGGCTGTTTCTATCCACGAAGCATACGGAAGCAGATATCGACAAAACACTCGAAGCTGCAGAGAAAGCTTTTTCCATCATGGCTTACGAAAGTAAATAA
- the hemB gene encoding porphobilinogen synthase: MNYSFDRHRRLRNSKGMRDLVRETHVHTKDLIYPIFVMDGNDIKNPVNSMPGVYQWSLDRVDAEAAEAVEKGIQAIILFGVPAHKDAVGTSAYDTEGIVQRATRQIKANHPELTVIADTCLCQFTDHGHCGVVQDGQILNDESLDLLVKTAVSQAEAGADIIAPSNMMDGFTTAIRQGLDEAGFKHVPVMSYSVKYSSAFYGPFRDAAHSSPQSGDRKTYQMDPANRREAFREARSDVEEGADFLIVKPALSYLDIIRDVREREELPIVAYNVSGEYSMVKAAAQNGWIDEEAVVMEKMVSMKRAGADLILTYFAKDVADWLNK; this comes from the coding sequence ATGAATTATTCTTTTGACCGTCACCGCCGCCTTCGTAATTCAAAAGGAATGCGGGATTTAGTACGCGAAACGCACGTGCATACGAAAGATTTAATTTATCCTATTTTCGTCATGGACGGAAACGATATTAAAAATCCGGTCAATTCCATGCCCGGGGTGTACCAGTGGTCGCTTGACCGCGTCGATGCAGAAGCTGCAGAAGCGGTGGAGAAAGGTATTCAGGCGATTATTCTTTTCGGTGTTCCGGCCCATAAAGACGCTGTCGGCACAAGTGCCTACGATACAGAAGGCATTGTGCAGCGCGCCACCCGGCAGATTAAAGCAAATCATCCGGAACTGACGGTTATTGCCGATACGTGTCTCTGTCAGTTTACCGATCACGGGCACTGCGGCGTCGTTCAGGACGGGCAGATTCTTAACGATGAGTCGCTTGACCTGCTCGTCAAAACAGCCGTTTCCCAGGCGGAAGCGGGAGCGGACATTATCGCCCCTTCCAATATGATGGATGGTTTTACGACAGCGATCCGTCAGGGACTTGATGAAGCGGGCTTCAAGCACGTACCCGTTATGAGCTATTCGGTCAAGTACTCATCTGCTTTTTACGGGCCGTTTCGTGATGCGGCGCATTCCTCTCCGCAGTCCGGAGACCGCAAAACGTATCAAATGGATCCTGCGAACCGCCGCGAAGCTTTTCGCGAAGCACGCTCCGATGTGGAAGAAGGCGCCGATTTCCTTATCGTCAAGCCGGCCCTTTCCTACCTCGATATTATTCGTGACGTAAGAGAACGCGAAGAACTGCCGATTGTAGCCTATAACGTCAGCGGGGAATATTCGATGGTTAAAGCAGCTGCCCAGAACGGCTGGATCGATGAAGAGGCAGTCGTAATGGAGAAAATGGTAAGCATGAAGCGGGCCGGAGCTGACTTGATTCTCACGTACTTTGCGAAAGATGTTGCCGACTGGCTGAACAAATAA
- a CDS encoding uroporphyrinogen-III synthase — MEQRPLTLLNTRAEHQLAPLRTALEAEGWNCIDLPLIRLAALPADIPELKETDWLVFTSVNSVRFWKEAAAAGLMKAKIACVGSKTAAYAENQGYSVSLIPQEFRAEALADKLLAETEPGDRIIYPRSKKSRPFLKEQLLAEGRTVKDVVLYDTLPNDAAGIKLPEALQDVDIVIFMSPTAVDAFFTFVKAEDVPENVSYGCIGSVTAEALGKKTSREVLVPQTYTIEALIDTIKNRKVKR; from the coding sequence ATGGAACAGCGACCGCTGACGCTTCTAAATACAAGAGCAGAACATCAGCTGGCTCCGCTCCGTACCGCCTTGGAAGCGGAAGGGTGGAACTGTATTGATCTGCCGCTTATCCGGCTGGCAGCGCTTCCGGCTGATATTCCTGAATTGAAGGAAACGGACTGGCTCGTTTTTACGAGCGTGAACAGCGTCCGTTTCTGGAAGGAGGCAGCTGCTGCAGGCCTGATGAAGGCGAAAATTGCCTGTGTAGGCTCCAAAACGGCAGCCTATGCCGAAAATCAAGGTTACAGCGTATCGTTGATACCGCAGGAATTTCGCGCCGAAGCTCTTGCAGACAAGCTGCTCGCAGAAACAGAACCGGGAGACAGGATCATTTATCCGCGCAGCAAAAAGTCCCGTCCCTTCCTGAAAGAGCAGCTTCTCGCAGAAGGCAGGACCGTGAAAGATGTGGTGCTGTACGATACGCTGCCTAATGATGCGGCTGGCATAAAACTTCCCGAGGCACTCCAGGACGTCGATATCGTTATCTTCATGAGTCCTACGGCTGTCGACGCTTTTTTTACTTTTGTGAAAGCTGAAGATGTACCGGAGAATGTTTCGTACGGCTGCATCGGCAGCGTCACCGCGGAGGCTCTCGGCAAAAAAACTTCCCGGGAGGTCCTGGTTCCGCAGACGTACACGATAGAAGCTTTGATCGATACCATTAAAAACAGGAAGGTGAAACGATGA